In one Candidatus Nomurabacteria bacterium genomic region, the following are encoded:
- a CDS encoding DUF2339 domain-containing protein — protein sequence MSILLFLLGLGILLWVSNLSNRINTLEALLKDQRSETTYKQPSTVQASPAIIQTQTTKEEQPQTNTTVSESKSSTDSPFILWLKTDWQIKLGAFLLLISFGWFARYAFLHDWISATGRIILGIAAGIGIAAFGTNRLKSERTQGEIFLVLGSSIVLVTVFAARYYYQMFTPMIALGMMFVASAFVAVMSAKEKNALLAFTGLIMGGIAPLLTLAPETQPLSLFTYLLAITLGSIWLAYFHERRDIVAAGLGVYVYYSLVHFSGNGIESLNVMMLALFFVFAALFAAANITSYIKNKKNEHSSDIFVALINNIILLMWILVLAPESWKIGLLLAWAALYAGCAFACRVFGSTKELWSMYYGSAITLLAIATAQQFEGNILIIAFTLEALAIIGATHIIKKDGAVTRRMTWLLLLPTLMSLDTILNTAWMKGGLTPLVSTLSIIAAAYIGLGLALKYLLEKSKETDHVIRTVFIIGSGYLYILLWKVLHVWLTFDIATMTSLVIYTLVGLTTNLYGQLHKNKTLRLYGGIMLGLVVTRLLIVDIWEMAIPGRIVTFFLIGTLLMSTAFIGRANSRTIAQ from the coding sequence ATGAGCATACTTCTCTTTTTGTTAGGTCTCGGTATTTTGTTATGGGTTTCTAACCTTAGTAACCGTATTAATACCCTCGAAGCACTACTAAAAGACCAGCGAAGCGAAACTACTTATAAACAGCCTTCAACGGTACAGGCTTCGCCAGCGATTATTCAGACTCAGACAACAAAAGAAGAACAGCCTCAAACGAATACAACCGTATCAGAATCAAAATCTTCTACCGATTCCCCTTTTATCCTTTGGCTAAAAACCGATTGGCAAATAAAACTTGGTGCTTTTTTACTTTTGATTAGTTTTGGATGGTTTGCCCGTTATGCCTTTTTGCATGACTGGATTAGCGCCACGGGACGTATCATTCTTGGTATTGCGGCGGGTATTGGTATTGCTGCCTTTGGTACCAACCGCCTAAAGAGCGAGCGAACTCAAGGTGAAATTTTTCTTGTTCTTGGTTCATCCATTGTACTTGTAACGGTATTTGCAGCGCGTTACTACTATCAAATGTTTACGCCAATGATTGCCTTGGGCATGATGTTTGTGGCTTCTGCATTTGTGGCTGTCATGAGCGCAAAAGAAAAAAATGCTTTACTCGCATTTACTGGCCTTATCATGGGCGGTATTGCACCATTACTTACCTTAGCGCCTGAGACACAACCGCTCTCTCTATTTACATACCTTTTGGCCATTACACTTGGATCTATTTGGTTGGCTTACTTTCATGAACGTCGTGACATTGTTGCGGCTGGACTTGGTGTTTATGTCTATTATAGCCTCGTACATTTTAGTGGCAACGGAATAGAATCCCTTAATGTCATGATGCTTGCGCTCTTCTTTGTCTTTGCAGCGCTTTTTGCGGCAGCTAATATTACGAGCTATATCAAAAATAAAAAGAACGAACATAGTAGCGATATTTTTGTCGCTCTTATAAACAATATCATTCTTTTGATGTGGATTCTTGTACTTGCACCAGAGTCTTGGAAAATCGGTCTACTCCTTGCTTGGGCAGCGCTCTATGCAGGCTGTGCATTTGCTTGTCGTGTATTTGGTAGCACCAAAGAGCTTTGGTCGATGTACTATGGTTCAGCTATTACTTTGCTTGCTATTGCAACCGCTCAACAGTTTGAAGGTAATATTCTCATTATTGCTTTTACACTCGAAGCTCTCGCTATCATTGGTGCGACACATATCATCAAAAAAGATGGTGCTGTAACTCGTCGAATGACCTGGTTATTACTGCTTCCAACATTAATGTCATTGGACACCATCTTGAATACCGCCTGGATGAAAGGAGGGCTCACTCCACTTGTATCAACACTCAGCATAATCGCTGCTGCCTATATCGGGCTCGGTTTAGCTCTCAAATACCTTCTTGAGAAAAGTAAGGAGACCGATCATGTCATAAGAACGGTATTTATCATCGGTTCGGGTTATCTCTATATTCTCCTTTGGAAAGTGCTCCATGTTTGGCTTACTTTTGATATTGCCACCATGACTTCGCTTGTCATATATACCTTGGTTGGCCTTACAACTAACCTCTACGGACAATTGCATAAAAACAAAACGCTACGTCTCTATGGCGGTATTATGCTCGGCCTTGTTGTGACGCGTCTCCTAATTGTAGATATTTGGGAGATGGCTATACCGGGTCGAATCGTTACCTTCTTCTTGATCGGTACACTCCTCATGAGTACTGCCTTTATCGGAAGAGCAAATTCGCGTACTATTGCGCAATGA
- a CDS encoding phosphodiester glycosidase family protein encodes MSPRPRFYAFFVVLFLLSVTGLGCQNPPIEPITHLPTQETNEYYPPKWQPSEQGFESILITNEGSTSTIGAMYAFDPTIFRFAIEVASTSKSVAEWMNTSSSLIAVMNGAYFREDDSPAGLLIHEGLPQNARRFDADKSAVIRLDPEPAIIDTNTEYSIEGTLEAAQSYPPLIYDGHFVITEDTGKMARRSFVGIRDDGFLVLGVIAKQELSLYELSQLLNREEYRLNSALNMDGGSSTGLFTRDQNLPLFNSVLPIPNVISVYKKSD; translated from the coding sequence ATGTCACCACGTCCTCGATTTTACGCATTCTTTGTCGTCTTGTTCCTGCTCTCTGTAACGGGTCTTGGCTGCCAAAATCCACCCATCGAACCCATTACGCACCTGCCAACTCAGGAGACAAACGAATATTATCCACCTAAATGGCAACCCTCAGAACAAGGCTTTGAATCCATCCTCATCACAAATGAAGGGAGCACCTCCACCATTGGCGCAATGTATGCATTTGATCCAACGATTTTTCGCTTTGCCATCGAAGTTGCTTCTACAAGCAAATCTGTTGCCGAATGGATGAATACCTCCTCTAGTCTCATCGCCGTGATGAATGGCGCCTATTTTCGTGAAGATGACTCCCCTGCTGGTTTATTGATTCATGAAGGTCTACCACAAAATGCAAGACGTTTTGATGCCGATAAAAGTGCCGTTATTCGCCTTGATCCTGAACCAGCTATTATTGATACCAACACCGAATATTCAATCGAAGGAACGCTAGAAGCGGCACAAAGCTATCCACCGCTTATTTACGATGGTCATTTTGTCATCACAGAAGACACAGGAAAAATGGCCCGCCGAAGTTTTGTCGGTATTCGTGATGACGGCTTTCTTGTACTAGGTGTGATCGCAAAACAAGAACTATCACTCTATGAGTTATCACAATTACTTAATAGAGAAGAATATCGACTCAACAGCGCTCTCAATATGGATGGAGGTTCTTCGACTGGATTATTTACACGCGATCAAAACCTACCCTTATTTAATAGCGTATTGCCCATACCAAATGTGATCAGCGTTTATAAAAAAAGCGACTAA
- a CDS encoding peptide chain release factor N(5)-glutamine methyltransferase, giving the protein MTINTWLNKAQKALLKEAPDSESARQEARYILAHTLKKDLTWTATHETDSLGFFDLFKADLAVLARRRGKPLAYVLGSQPFYGRDFMVNKHTLIPRPETEDMVDTALTIIKNFKQPIVIDIGTGSGAIACTMALETTNAHVYATELSKRALVIAKKNAALLQANIEFTHASLLPGDLRARLSSATGDAVLICANLPYLPMSDKRALDRSVTSYEPHGALFTQDEGMMLNKQLILQVAEWRTIEYRPITLLLELDPPQATLLREFAEKHLEDSKTTIVKDRCERERFLQVEI; this is encoded by the coding sequence ATGACCATTAATACTTGGTTGAACAAAGCCCAAAAGGCTCTTCTTAAAGAAGCTCCTGACTCTGAGTCGGCTCGCCAAGAGGCGCGGTATATTCTTGCGCATACACTAAAAAAAGACCTTACTTGGACAGCCACTCATGAAACCGACTCACTCGGATTCTTTGACCTGTTCAAAGCTGATCTTGCCGTACTTGCACGCCGTCGTGGTAAGCCACTTGCTTATGTCCTTGGGAGTCAGCCGTTTTATGGGCGAGATTTTATGGTAAATAAACACACTCTCATCCCCCGCCCAGAGACAGAAGACATGGTAGACACAGCACTGACTATCATAAAAAATTTTAAACAGCCAATCGTTATTGACATTGGAACAGGCTCAGGTGCTATTGCCTGCACCATGGCCCTTGAGACAACAAATGCGCACGTCTATGCGACTGAGCTTTCGAAAAGAGCCTTGGTTATCGCAAAGAAAAACGCTGCTCTATTACAAGCGAATATTGAATTTACACACGCATCGCTTTTACCAGGTGATTTACGAGCGCGCTTATCCAGCGCAACGGGTGACGCCGTTCTTATTTGTGCAAATCTCCCCTATCTCCCAATGAGTGATAAGCGAGCTCTAGATCGTAGTGTGACGTCCTACGAGCCTCATGGCGCGCTTTTTACACAAGACGAAGGCATGATGCTCAATAAGCAACTTATCTTGCAGGTGGCAGAATGGCGCACCATCGAATACCGACCGATTACACTACTTCTTGAATTAGATCCCCCTCAAGCAACCTTACTAAGAGAATTTGCCGAAAAACATCTCGAGGACAGCAAAACAACGATCGTAAAAGATCGTTGTGAGCGTGAACGTTTTCTTCAAGTTGAGATCTAA